One window from the genome of Garra rufa unplaced genomic scaffold, GarRuf1.0 hap1_unplaced_394, whole genome shotgun sequence encodes:
- the LOC141317148 gene encoding galectin-3-binding protein A-like, producing the protein MQYQVMLPLQDGTNITGNRQFFLDNSLGLSDDLGLLFDSGDGCDFKINIQDVSEEAKLTFCVHSMILMIYPELIKTNDSRTLTVDVSQTCHPHVSAFLRYLYTRQIDVSTTSAQCLHQLAFIFGVKNLMGDVGRAFTLLLPEDNTFRTQVSMYEYGVRTGDLVLQENVLQYLSWNCEFLMSSPVWSTISFPMMDALVRRSDLIVKDEAFLLEALEKWIQDKGDKISSDQQASLLNHIRFLLIPVDKLYDMQFSSSVLHQNHDKLYLTGLLKGFQFNALPFSKIRDQMDNVSSEYLPRIYTGDEWSLSINDTTVNNQYNPYYYGQNNRIQSFYTPAHPSVLYREQKVQWQAQVFLYAHECSNYGVSCTSFPVARLYGYGNQNMYGSTIRYSNRLILSCKNENNVFHVQDFKNDIAVVPNNSTMGLPNPCPDDYSFRFVVRPEYV; encoded by the exons ATGCAGTACCAGGTCATGCTTCCTTTACAGGATG GTACAAACATAACCGGCAATCGTCAATTCTTTCTGGATAACAGTCTGGGATTGTCTGATGATCTTGGTCTTCTGTTTGACAGTGGAGATGGTTGTGATTTCAAAATTAACATACAAGATGTCAGCGAAGAGGCAAAATTGACATTCTGTGTGCACAGTATGATCCTCATGATTTATCCAGAACTAATTAAAACAAATGACTCCAGAACCCTCACAGTGGATGTCAGCCAGACGTGCCATCCTCATGTCTCTGCTTTTCTCAG GTATTTGTACACACGTCAGATTGATGTTTCCACCACATCAGCTCAATGTCTGCATCAGCTGGCATTTATCTTTGGAGTGAAGAATCTTATGGGAGATGTCGGCAGGGCCTTCACTTTACTCCTTCCTGAAGACAACACCTTCCGTACACAGGTATCCATGTATGAGTATGGTGTCCGCACAGGTGACCTTGTTCTGCAGGAGAACGTCCTTCAGTATCTTTCCTGGAACTGTGAGTTCCTCATGAGCTCTCCAGTGTGGAGCACCATCTCTTTTCCCATGATGGACGCTCTAGTGCGACGCTCAGACCTGATTGTGAAGGATGAAGCTTTTCTTCTTGAAGCTCTGGAGAAATGGATTCAAGACAAAGGTGATAAGATTAGTTCAGATCAACAGGCCAGTCTCCTGAATCATATCCGCTTCCTCTTGATCCCAGTGGATAAACTGTATGATATGCAGTTTTCCTCAAGCGTTCTCCATCAGAATCATGACAAACTGTACCTAACTGGTCTGCTCAAAGGTTTTCAGTTCAATGCTCTGCCCTTCTCTAAGATTAGGGATCAAATGGATAATGTGAGTAGTGAGTATCTACCCAGAATCTACACTGGAGATGAGTGGAGTCTATCCATCAATGACACAACCGTCAATAACCAATACAATCCCTACTACTATGGTCAAAATAATAGAATCCAATCCTTCTACACTCCAGCACACCCTAGTGTTCTTTACAGAGAACAAAAGGTCCAGTGGCAAGCCCAGGTGTTTCTTTATGCTCATGAATGCTCTAACTATGGTGTTTCATGTACATCTTTTCCTGTTGCAAGACTTTACGGATATGGCAATCAGAACATGTACGGTAGCACCATTCGCTACAGCAACAGGTTGATTCTCAGTTGTAAGAATGAAAACAATGTCTTTCATGTCCAAGATTTCAAAAACGACATTGCTGTGGTTCCAAATAACAGCACTATGGGTCTGCCCAACCCTTGTCCTGATGACTACAGTTTTCGTTTTGTAGTGCGTCCAGAGTATGTCTGA